One Anolis carolinensis isolate JA03-04 chromosome 4, rAnoCar3.1.pri, whole genome shotgun sequence DNA window includes the following coding sequences:
- the ocstamp gene encoding osteoclast stimulatory transmembrane protein, with amino-acid sequence MQTISELIHTSFHVLISLATVGSSIHVLSKASPSLAYKNKMKIYRTTDNLQRNLGHLHKTGLGIWTYCQDGLLPRIQEVILEAWVAYSTPIPSNYHQLLFLFLMCCCIAASVGGLFYCWMFSSLQYSSQFSATVASTISFLALWTLFLVHPVRCMFTMVVPTLGTKQGRRLLLSACFMIVAVNIIPNITSNIKAILEIIKCICKDSSESLLKSTFLLENASSEFSRALKIRTDDLPDKFGRTSNSQVMFETHSNEFLLSQKMTDASYHITEEFLRIEVLIQKVILLANRVSAGFFLCFLVFESASYLKSYLTDLKFDNIYITKKLEYLAQERKTIHLLSCTSRKLIKPTGLKLTREELMTSLTHIFLLTLVLILTLVIIATDYIAFHLAQAAVSEATQFPVVPISFWIKYDVKLTFIEFFGKVFNNAFSIEQSKSPFERSYYQNLTFLSANCSLRYPNPPNTAVTFAVGLLYCIIYAITFLETYSRRLCRKIAASFFKNQEDQRIQYLYKKLVRKQKKKEQQEQELESTACC; translated from the exons ATGCAAACCATTTCCGAGTTAATACATACATCATTCCATGTTCTTATTTCTCTAGCAACTGTTGGGAGTTCTATCCATGTTTTATCCAAGGCCTCCCCATCCCTAGCATACAAAAACAAGATGAAGATTTACAGGACTACAGACAACTTACAAAGGAACTTGGGCCATCTTCATAAGACAGG GTTAGGAATCTGGACCTACTGTCAGGACGGTCTCCTTCCAAGGATACAAGAAGTCATCTTAGAAGCCTGGGTTGCTTATTCCACACCAATACCATCCAACTATCACCAACTGCTATTCTTATTTCTCATGTGCTGCTGCATTGCTGCTTCAGTTGGAGGCCTCTTCTACTGCTGGATGTTTTCCTCTCTGCAATATTCCTCTCAGTTCTCTGCCACAGTTGCTTCAACCATTAGTTTCCTGGCGTTGTGGACACTCTTTTTGGTACACCCTGTCCGTTGCATGTTCACCATGGTTGTGCCTACATTAGGGACTAAGCAAGGGAGGAGGCTGCTCCTGTCTGCCTGCTTCATGATTGTAGCTGTCAACATAATCCCAAACATCACAAGCAACATCAAGGCTATTCTGGAAATCATTAAATGCATCTGCAAGGATTCCTCTGAGAGTCTCCTAAAGTCAACGTTTCTGTTGGAAAATGCTTCATCGGAATTCAGTCGTGCTCTCAAAATTAGAACTGATGACTTGCCAGACAAATTTGGGAGAACAAGCAATAGCCAGGTTATGTTTGAAACTCACAGTAATGAATTCCTACTGAGTCAGAAAATGACTGATGCCAGCTATCATATCACAGAGGAATTCTTGAGAATTGAAGTGTTAATTCAGAAGGTCATATTGTTGGCCAACCGAGTATCTGCTGgcttctttctttgctttcttgTTTTTGAGTCCGCTTCTTACCTGAAAAGCTACCTCACAGATCTCAAATTTGATAATATTTATATCACCAAAAAACTAGAATATTTAGCTCAGGAGAGGAAAACAATTCACCTACTCTCTTGCACTTCCAGGAAGCTGATAAAACCAACTGGTCTCAAGTTAACCAGAgaagaactcatgacctctctcaCACATATTTTTCTTCTTACCTTGGTGTTGATATTAACATTAGTGATCATCGCAACAGACTATATTGCCTTCCATTTGGCACAAGCAGCAGTGAGTGAAGCTACTCAGTTCCCTGTAGTGCCAATTAGCTTCTGGATAAAATACGAT GTGAAGTTAACCTTTATAGAATTTTTTGGAAAAGTTTTTAATAATGCTTTTTCTATAGAACAATCCAAATCACCGTTTGAAAGGAGTTACTATCAGAATCTGACTTTTCTCTCTGCTAACTGCTCCTTGAGATATCCAAATCCACCAAACACAGCTGTAACGTTTGCTGTTGGACTCTTATATTGCATCATTTATGCAATAACATTTTTGGAAACATATTCACGTCGACTATGCCGAAAAATTGCTGCCTCTTTCTTTAAGAATCAAGAAGATCAGAGAATCCAGTATCTTTACAAGAAGCTTGTAAGGAAGCAGAAGAAAAAAGAGCAacaggaacaagaactggaaTCCACAGCATGTTGTTAA